In Saccharicrinis fermentans DSM 9555 = JCM 21142, a genomic segment contains:
- a CDS encoding lanthionine synthetase LanC family protein, giving the protein MQIEFREDNNIEKILHAIDVTLEKHVLNSSKRNKYDFFSGLSTIGLYFYLRESKPQQGLFMNQLFADFKSKNFIIDNNPGVAHGWGSAFLLSLKIAQKNHKVKSAYYDFFNDMQKMVLRKVQDENNIFQSRTGHKIRTTSWSKGMLPICLALEKSYELCSDSLSCFEPRKLAKNIINYSISIENYDDPCLCHGTASIAMLCGQFLPIPYYTDAATKACDKWNGALISQLETTVSLRSFTYCDLHTSAVSLMAKNENDINNI; this is encoded by the coding sequence CATAGAAAAAATTCTACATGCAATTGATGTTACATTAGAAAAGCACGTTCTCAATTCTTCGAAAAGAAATAAATATGATTTCTTCTCTGGATTATCTACAATTGGGTTATATTTTTACCTTCGAGAGAGTAAACCTCAGCAAGGTCTTTTTATGAATCAGTTATTTGCTGATTTTAAATCTAAAAATTTTATAATAGATAACAACCCCGGGGTTGCACATGGTTGGGGCAGTGCATTTCTTCTTTCGTTAAAAATTGCCCAAAAGAACCACAAAGTCAAAAGTGCATATTATGATTTCTTTAATGATATGCAAAAAATGGTGCTTCGAAAGGTTCAGGATGAAAACAATATCTTCCAATCTCGAACTGGCCACAAAATTCGAACGACTTCCTGGAGCAAAGGTATGCTTCCGATCTGTCTTGCTTTAGAAAAAAGTTACGAATTGTGCTCGGATTCATTGAGTTGTTTTGAACCAAGAAAGCTTGCTAAGAATATAATTAACTATTCAATATCGATTGAAAACTATGATGATCCTTGTCTATGTCACGGAACCGCCAGCATTGCTATGCTATGTGGTCAATTTTTGCCTATACCCTATTATACTGATGCAGCTACAAAGGCATGTGATAAATGGAACGGAGCATTAATTTCTCAATTAGAAACTACCGTAAGTCTTCGGTCTTTCACATATTGCGACCTTCATACTAGCGCTGTTTCTTTGATGGCAAAAAATGAGAATGACATTAACAACATTTAA